A window of the Corynebacterium minutissimum genome harbors these coding sequences:
- a CDS encoding YlbL family protein, translating to MNQQQNLRTRRLRTLTWGAIPVVLTGALLSVDHIPGTDITLTVPYAAEGPGPVVDTLGEVEGMQVVDVEAPETYQPTGQLNMTTVSVRTNMTMAQALGRWLFTDDTLVPIENIIPQGKTDEEVQEANQQAFTQSESAATVAAMDYLNKPVRVEVAQVLDDAPAAATLHDGDIITAVNSEPVTEPGEVQEKIRGLAPGDDVTLDITRDGKDRTEKVTLGAHPEDKGIPLLGILMTSVPTEDITVDYNLQDIGGPSAGMMFTLAVIDKLSTEDLTGGTTVAGTGTIGEDGKVGPIGGIVHKVRASRDAGAQLFLSPAENCAEAISRDTEGMVVAKVHTLDDAIEAMQDFADGKPVETCEG from the coding sequence GTGAATCAACAGCAGAACCTTCGAACTCGCCGCCTCCGTACCCTGACCTGGGGAGCGATTCCGGTGGTGCTTACGGGAGCTCTGCTCAGCGTGGACCACATCCCGGGGACGGACATTACTCTGACGGTTCCGTATGCCGCAGAAGGCCCGGGGCCTGTTGTGGACACGCTCGGTGAGGTAGAGGGAATGCAGGTCGTCGACGTGGAAGCGCCGGAGACGTACCAGCCCACCGGCCAGCTCAACATGACAACGGTATCGGTACGCACCAACATGACGATGGCGCAGGCGTTGGGGCGTTGGCTGTTTACGGATGACACCCTCGTACCTATCGAAAACATCATCCCGCAGGGCAAGACCGACGAGGAGGTACAGGAGGCGAACCAGCAGGCCTTTACCCAATCTGAGTCAGCTGCCACTGTGGCCGCCATGGACTACCTCAACAAACCCGTGCGCGTTGAGGTGGCACAGGTGCTTGACGACGCCCCCGCGGCCGCCACGCTTCACGACGGCGACATCATCACCGCCGTCAATTCCGAACCCGTCACCGAACCCGGCGAGGTCCAAGAGAAAATCCGAGGACTGGCTCCCGGCGATGACGTCACGCTCGACATCACCCGCGACGGTAAGGACCGCACCGAGAAGGTCACTCTCGGCGCCCACCCGGAGGACAAGGGCATTCCGCTCCTTGGCATCCTCATGACGTCGGTTCCTACCGAAGACATCACGGTGGATTACAACCTGCAGGACATCGGTGGTCCTTCGGCGGGCATGATGTTTACCTTGGCGGTTATCGACAAACTTTCCACCGAAGACCTCACGGGCGGCACGACGGTTGCCGGCACGGGCACCATCGGTGAAGACGGAAAGGTCGGCCCTATCGGCGGCATTGTCCATAAAGTTCGTGCCTCCCGGGATGCGGGCGCACAGCTCTTCCTCTCCCCAGCAGAAAACTGCGCGGAGGCCATCAGCCGCGATACCGAGGGCATGGTGGTGGCCAAAGTTCACACACTGGATGATGCCATCGAGGCGATGCAGGACTTTGCCGACGGGAAGCCCGTCGAGACCTGCGAAGGCTAA
- a CDS encoding beta-N-acetylglucosaminidase, whose translation MRLTTRLTAAASAVLAAGALLSACGNKETPEPSPATSPVASTDSEEPSSAAATSASEEVSETSSAEETTSAKDSESAPASESESNSDDADESESAEPSSASDGKFEASVDKAYAIFGGLVPEEIFEEFDRCDPNGVTDSFNCSGSKVGQFQFFKSKAKASQTTQVLTELRSSRVVEDSGNRVVGWSMLGNTAILTVVDNDEGLIMQQMISTDQDDPEERLKELGLV comes from the coding sequence GTGCGTTTGACCACCCGCCTCACCGCCGCTGCCTCAGCCGTGCTCGCCGCCGGCGCGCTGTTGAGCGCATGTGGGAATAAGGAAACCCCCGAGCCGTCGCCAGCTACCTCGCCTGTTGCGTCAACAGATTCAGAGGAGCCCAGCTCCGCGGCCGCTACCTCGGCCTCTGAAGAAGTGAGCGAGACCAGCTCTGCGGAGGAAACCACGTCCGCCAAGGACTCGGAGTCAGCACCGGCCTCGGAGTCTGAGTCCAACTCCGACGACGCGGACGAGTCCGAATCCGCTGAGCCAAGCTCGGCATCGGACGGGAAGTTCGAGGCTTCGGTTGACAAAGCCTATGCCATCTTCGGCGGCTTGGTTCCCGAGGAGATCTTTGAGGAGTTTGATCGCTGCGACCCGAACGGCGTGACGGATTCTTTCAATTGCTCGGGCTCCAAGGTGGGCCAGTTCCAGTTCTTCAAGTCCAAGGCCAAGGCTTCCCAGACCACCCAGGTGCTCACGGAATTGCGCAGTTCGCGCGTCGTTGAGGACAGCGGCAACCGCGTCGTGGGCTGGTCCATGTTGGGCAACACTGCCATCCTTACCGTCGTGGATAACGACGAAGGTCTCATCATGCAGCAGATGATCTCCACTGACCAGGACGATCCGGAGGAGCGCCTCAAGGAGCTGGGCCTGGTTTAG
- a CDS encoding PPA1309 family protein: MSSQPHSQPAVHRALNKAMREAVDFIHAEGWDAPPTLFALVPTELVAAQLGDVDEESPLTLVVQELPEGIEPGSEHLAEYVARLAWPREIAGVILAQEIMFKDTEDAALSDAHPARLFSGVLRDGVGEDGSDGAELTLLQLRPTEEELEAAGPFAEDDIQLRGGPNVAPGVIAALRYGLEQDPDELI, encoded by the coding sequence ATGAGTTCCCAACCACACTCCCAGCCAGCTGTACACCGCGCGCTCAACAAGGCGATGCGCGAGGCCGTCGACTTCATTCACGCCGAGGGCTGGGATGCCCCACCTACTCTGTTTGCGCTCGTACCTACCGAGTTAGTCGCTGCCCAGTTGGGTGATGTGGATGAAGAGTCGCCGCTTACCCTTGTCGTCCAGGAGCTACCGGAAGGCATCGAGCCGGGGTCGGAGCACTTAGCAGAGTACGTAGCTCGCCTGGCGTGGCCGCGCGAGATTGCCGGAGTCATCCTGGCACAGGAAATCATGTTTAAAGACACGGAGGACGCCGCGCTTAGCGACGCCCACCCGGCCCGCCTCTTCTCTGGTGTCCTGCGCGACGGCGTGGGCGAGGACGGCTCGGACGGCGCTGAGCTTACCCTCCTGCAGCTGCGCCCCACGGAGGAAGAGCTGGAAGCAGCTGGCCCCTTCGCCGAGGACGACATTCAACTGCGCGGAGGGCCGAACGTAGCACCGGGCGTCATCGCTGCCCTGCGCTACGGTTTGGAGCAGGATCCAGACGAGCTTATTTAA
- a CDS encoding UPF0182 family protein, whose protein sequence is MKRPPRALSWVVAIIAVLLFIGPMFVGFYTDWKWFGAIDYRGVFTKTLITRIILFVVFGLVAAAITYVAGLLVWRGRGGSLDMADLNSPVYQYRKSIERTMGVFLKTLPLLIGVVSGLLGQANWRTVMLFLNSHDFGFNDPQFHHDLGFYAFRLPVWSMLVNAFSMLFAVCFLIALVGHYILGGIRIGNRAAGVRGSLSKPARTQLAVTAGIWMLLQVAGYWLERYQLLYNQHSLFTGGSYTDINAYLPAKIILMIIGIFVAVAIFSAVVIKDLRIPGLAVVLMVLSALVIGQGWPLIMERFSVNPNRQAKEAESISRNIESTRFAYGLTEDKVTYEENWGAGDVSDDKVGSDDSTISNLRLLDPDILAPTFTQMQQLKNFYGFPETLAMDRYEIDGEIRDFVVAARELDPNELQENQQNWINRHTVYTHGNGFIAAQANKVDEVARDAGSARGGFPIFTVADLQTQSGKDAEGEGETQNAEESLGIKVDEPRIYYGPVIASARDGMDYAIVGKTGDQPVEYDTDTSTYTYDGKGGVDIGNIVDRTAFALKYQELNFLLSERVGSESKLLYDRDPRERVEKVAPWLTTDSSTYPAVIDGRIKWIVDGYTTLDSLPYSQRTSLTETTQDTQNPTGTTQRLVNDQVGYIRNSVKATVDAYDGTVDLYEFDTEDPVLKAWEGVFPGVVKPESEISDELRQHLRYPEDMFKVQRNLLAKYHVDDPGVFFNNDAFWSVPEDPTAGESQGLNQPPYYVLASDPETNKPNFQLITSYRGLNRQFLSAHMAVSSDPETYGDITVRVLPTNTQTQGPKQAQDAMMSSDQVARDRTLWQGSNDLKNGNLLALPVGGGEILYLEPIYSQRKGQESAFPKLLRVLVSYKGRVGYAPTIGEALEQVGIDPKAAQDITEIEGDSGEKTDKDDKEKSDGDQKDAKDDKDSEASGPASAPKASNEGEAIDAINKALDGVDKAKGGSFEEYGKALDELDKAVEDYRSLQSQ, encoded by the coding sequence ATGAAACGTCCTCCCAGAGCACTGTCTTGGGTCGTCGCTATCATCGCTGTCCTCTTGTTCATCGGCCCCATGTTCGTGGGCTTCTACACGGACTGGAAGTGGTTCGGTGCGATTGATTACCGCGGGGTCTTCACCAAGACCCTGATTACCCGGATCATCCTCTTCGTAGTCTTCGGACTCGTTGCCGCCGCTATCACCTACGTGGCCGGGCTACTGGTATGGCGTGGTCGTGGTGGTTCGCTGGACATGGCTGATCTCAACTCGCCGGTCTACCAGTACCGCAAGTCCATTGAGCGCACCATGGGGGTCTTCCTCAAGACCCTCCCGCTGCTTATCGGTGTCGTCTCGGGCTTGCTGGGCCAGGCCAACTGGCGCACAGTCATGCTCTTCCTCAACTCGCATGACTTCGGCTTTAATGACCCGCAGTTCCACCACGACTTGGGCTTCTACGCCTTCCGCCTGCCTGTATGGTCCATGCTGGTCAACGCATTCTCAATGCTGTTTGCAGTGTGCTTCCTCATCGCGCTGGTGGGCCACTACATCCTGGGCGGAATCCGTATTGGTAACCGTGCGGCCGGCGTGCGCGGATCGCTGTCGAAACCGGCGCGTACCCAATTGGCCGTCACCGCCGGTATCTGGATGCTGCTGCAGGTGGCTGGCTACTGGCTGGAGCGCTACCAGCTGCTCTACAACCAGCACTCACTGTTCACCGGTGGTTCTTATACCGATATCAATGCCTACCTGCCGGCAAAAATCATCCTCATGATCATCGGCATCTTTGTGGCGGTAGCAATCTTCTCTGCTGTGGTCATTAAGGACCTGCGCATCCCCGGTCTTGCCGTGGTGCTCATGGTGCTGTCCGCACTTGTTATTGGTCAGGGTTGGCCACTCATCATGGAGCGCTTCTCTGTTAACCCGAACCGCCAGGCTAAAGAAGCTGAATCCATCTCCCGCAATATCGAGTCCACCCGCTTTGCGTACGGGCTTACTGAGGACAAGGTGACCTACGAGGAGAACTGGGGAGCAGGAGACGTTTCCGATGACAAGGTGGGTTCAGATGACTCCACCATCTCAAACCTCCGCCTGCTGGACCCAGACATTCTGGCGCCGACGTTTACTCAGATGCAGCAGCTAAAGAACTTCTATGGCTTCCCGGAAACTCTGGCGATGGACCGCTACGAGATTGACGGCGAAATCCGTGACTTCGTGGTGGCCGCCCGCGAGTTGGATCCCAACGAGCTGCAGGAGAACCAGCAGAACTGGATTAACCGCCACACCGTGTATACCCACGGCAACGGCTTTATCGCCGCGCAAGCCAACAAGGTGGATGAGGTGGCCCGCGATGCAGGCTCTGCTCGTGGTGGTTTCCCCATCTTCACGGTGGCTGACCTGCAGACTCAGTCCGGCAAGGACGCTGAAGGCGAGGGCGAGACCCAAAACGCTGAAGAATCCTTGGGCATCAAGGTGGACGAGCCGCGTATCTACTATGGTCCGGTGATTGCGAGTGCACGTGATGGCATGGATTACGCCATCGTGGGCAAGACCGGTGACCAGCCGGTGGAGTATGACACCGATACCTCCACCTACACCTATGACGGTAAAGGCGGCGTTGATATTGGCAATATCGTTGACCGCACAGCCTTTGCCCTGAAGTATCAAGAGCTGAACTTCCTGCTGTCGGAACGCGTCGGTTCCGAATCCAAGCTTCTCTATGACCGTGACCCGCGTGAGCGCGTGGAGAAGGTCGCCCCGTGGCTGACGACGGATTCCTCCACCTACCCGGCAGTCATCGATGGCCGCATCAAGTGGATTGTGGATGGTTACACCACCCTGGATTCCCTCCCGTATTCGCAGCGCACCTCGCTGACGGAGACCACCCAGGATACCCAGAACCCGACGGGCACGACGCAGCGCTTGGTCAATGACCAGGTGGGCTACATTCGTAACTCGGTGAAGGCGACTGTCGACGCCTACGATGGCACCGTTGACCTCTACGAGTTCGACACCGAAGACCCCGTGCTCAAGGCTTGGGAGGGTGTGTTCCCGGGCGTCGTCAAGCCTGAGTCGGAGATTTCCGACGAGCTGCGCCAGCACCTGCGCTACCCGGAGGACATGTTCAAGGTGCAGCGCAACCTGCTGGCCAAGTACCACGTGGATGACCCGGGCGTGTTCTTCAACAACGATGCCTTCTGGTCCGTCCCGGAGGATCCGACCGCCGGCGAGTCCCAGGGCTTGAACCAGCCGCCGTACTACGTGCTGGCTTCCGACCCGGAGACCAACAAGCCGAACTTCCAGCTCATCACCTCCTACCGTGGTTTGAACCGTCAGTTCCTGTCCGCCCACATGGCGGTGTCTTCTGACCCGGAGACCTACGGTGACATCACCGTGCGCGTGCTGCCGACGAATACCCAGACCCAGGGCCCGAAGCAGGCGCAGGATGCCATGATGTCCTCTGACCAGGTGGCTCGTGACCGCACGCTGTGGCAGGGCTCGAATGACCTGAAGAACGGTAACTTGCTGGCACTGCCGGTGGGCGGGGGAGAGATCCTCTACCTTGAGCCGATTTACTCGCAGCGTAAGGGCCAGGAATCCGCGTTCCCGAAGCTGCTGCGCGTGCTGGTGTCCTACAAGGGCCGCGTGGGCTATGCCCCGACGATTGGTGAGGCCTTGGAACAGGTCGGCATCGACCCGAAGGCAGCCCAAGACATCACGGAGATCGAGGGCGACTCGGGCGAGAAGACCGACAAGGATGACAAGGAGAAGTCCGACGGTGACCAGAAGGACGCCAAGGATGACAAGGATTCTGAGGCATCCGGACCGGCTTCCGCTCCGAAGGCATCCAACGAAGGTGAGGCCATCGACGCCATCAACAAGGCCCTCGACGGTGTGGACAAGGCCAAGGGTGGCTCCTTCGAGGAGTACGGCAAGGCTCTGGACGAGCTGGACAAGGCAGTGGAGGACTACCGCTCGCTGCAGTCCCAGTAA
- a CDS encoding purple acid phosphatase family protein, with protein sequence MKLFRFSPASAGVAVVTAAALTFTAQIGVPFEASAQTDPTFRMVLQPGSDESSVIVSWRTKGPADKEVLEITGPEGTQTFDAQEKDAGAVAYVSNNATATGLKENTEYTYRVGSDEGGWSAEETFNTGSFGEDWRFITVADAQIGVDTDIKGQTDQWNTTIKNATADYPDANMIWSLGDQVEGWGSTVAQYDGFFSAPAIRNYPTNAIPGNHETYPSDLAMKHYDEHFINPNQDSDLRNFYFERNNVLFIGLDTNAHSEAEIDRHAEFLRKTIENRGAFNDWVIVGMHHSFFSQGTHYTDTDVTALREKLAPVMSDLDVDVVLSGHDHIYTRTHLMDGLTPVETPGKRGDVLDPNDGEVLYITTSSAGGGKFYDFQGEDGKKYPNARMENMDPALVHDSTAFWRQDYDEDYMVVDVTGETLTFRTYNANNPYLVDKVTINNNDRAIPEPREEEPTTPTPATTTEVVTTVVPTTITTTETKEVPTTVTTTLPAEKTTKVITTTVPTTEVKTETKDVPTTITSTVKEPAPAEVETKVVPTTVTSTVKEPGTTKVETTVVPTTVTSTVKGDGGTKVITKEVPTTLTSTVVVPGGTRTETKVVPTTITSTVAGKPQEPSEQQPRPSEEPSKERVSCEEISSGSSGSSAHSSESSSDEDCMSSRGGVIGFLLGAISALVVAGGAAALAPNSPLRDNIQHMLNSIFGIYIRLF encoded by the coding sequence ATGAAACTTTTCCGTTTTTCTCCGGCATCAGCAGGCGTAGCCGTCGTCACTGCAGCCGCGCTCACGTTCACCGCACAAATTGGCGTGCCGTTCGAAGCTTCAGCACAGACTGATCCGACGTTCCGCATGGTGCTCCAGCCAGGCAGCGATGAGAGCTCTGTGATCGTGTCCTGGCGCACCAAGGGCCCAGCCGATAAGGAAGTTCTCGAAATCACCGGGCCGGAGGGCACGCAGACCTTCGATGCCCAGGAAAAGGATGCCGGTGCCGTGGCGTATGTCTCCAACAACGCCACCGCGACCGGACTAAAAGAAAATACCGAGTACACGTACCGTGTTGGTTCGGATGAAGGCGGTTGGTCTGCGGAAGAAACCTTCAACACCGGTAGCTTCGGGGAAGACTGGCGCTTCATCACCGTTGCCGACGCCCAGATCGGCGTCGATACAGATATAAAGGGGCAGACGGATCAGTGGAACACCACCATCAAGAATGCCACTGCAGACTACCCAGACGCCAACATGATTTGGTCCTTGGGCGATCAGGTCGAAGGCTGGGGATCCACCGTGGCGCAGTATGACGGCTTTTTCTCTGCACCTGCCATCCGCAACTACCCTACAAATGCGATTCCAGGCAACCACGAGACCTACCCGTCAGACTTGGCGATGAAGCACTACGACGAGCACTTCATCAACCCGAATCAGGATTCAGATCTGCGCAACTTCTACTTCGAGCGCAACAACGTCCTATTCATCGGTTTGGACACTAACGCCCATAGCGAAGCTGAGATTGATCGCCACGCGGAGTTTCTACGTAAGACCATTGAGAACCGTGGCGCCTTTAACGACTGGGTCATCGTAGGCATGCACCACTCCTTCTTCTCCCAGGGAACCCACTACACGGATACTGACGTCACCGCCCTCCGCGAAAAACTAGCTCCCGTAATGTCAGATCTGGATGTGGATGTTGTCCTCAGCGGCCATGACCACATCTACACCCGAACCCACCTCATGGACGGCCTTACCCCAGTTGAAACCCCGGGCAAGCGTGGCGATGTCCTCGACCCCAACGACGGCGAGGTCCTTTACATCACCACCAGCTCCGCCGGTGGCGGTAAGTTCTATGATTTCCAGGGCGAAGACGGCAAAAAGTACCCCAATGCCCGCATGGAGAACATGGATCCAGCGCTAGTGCACGATTCCACTGCGTTCTGGCGCCAGGACTACGACGAGGACTACATGGTCGTCGATGTGACCGGTGAGACCCTCACCTTCCGCACCTACAACGCCAACAATCCGTATCTGGTGGATAAGGTCACCATCAACAACAATGACCGCGCTATCCCTGAACCTCGTGAAGAGGAGCCCACCACTCCAACACCTGCCACGACCACTGAGGTCGTCACGACTGTGGTCCCTACGACCATCACCACCACCGAAACCAAAGAGGTTCCCACCACGGTAACCACTACTCTCCCCGCAGAGAAGACGACCAAAGTCATCACGACGACGGTCCCGACCACCGAAGTAAAGACAGAAACCAAGGACGTGCCCACGACGATCACGTCCACTGTGAAGGAGCCTGCACCGGCCGAGGTCGAGACCAAAGTAGTTCCCACCACAGTCACGTCCACTGTGAAAGAACCAGGAACAACCAAGGTAGAGACCACAGTCGTTCCCACTACCGTCACTTCCACTGTTAAGGGAGACGGTGGAACCAAGGTGATTACCAAGGAGGTTCCAACGACGCTTACCTCCACGGTCGTGGTCCCCGGTGGCACACGGACCGAGACCAAGGTAGTGCCCACCACGATTACCTCTACTGTGGCTGGTAAGCCGCAGGAACCGTCCGAGCAGCAACCACGCCCCTCTGAGGAACCGTCTAAGGAGCGGGTGTCTTGCGAGGAGATTTCCTCGGGGTCGTCGGGAAGCTCGGCGCACTCTTCTGAGAGCTCCTCGGACGAGGATTGCATGTCTTCGCGCGGCGGCGTAATTGGATTCCTGCTCGGTGCAATCAGTGCACTAGTCGTCGCCGGCGGCGCGGCTGCCCTGGCCCCGAACAGCCCACTTCGCGATAACATTCAGCACATGCTCAACTCGATTTTCGGGATCTACATCAGACTGTTCTAA
- a CDS encoding alkaline phosphatase D family protein, translating to MSHEFGSTNGPSHSSNFLANSSIPSRINRRTALRWGAASATTAAAGFGLASAAAQRTETGTAPLDTYNQDSDAQLPFLHGVASGDPLPTSVVLWTRVTPDRDCLPGSGMGEDVDVDWEIATDESMNSVVAQGRVTASVDHDHTVHVDPFGLAPDTEYFYRFRVASGPHEGAVSPVGRTKTAPAVDAEVESLTFAVASCANYESGFFNAYKDMAERGRSGEIDFVVFLGDYIYEYPTGEYAGKSGVARPHHPVWEIVTLEDYRIRYGRYRTDAHLQAAHAAAPWVVVWDDHETANNSWREGAENHTPGFVEGEWTRRWNDALQAYYEWMPLRQKQLSEGGKLYRNLRFGSLMELTMMDLRTYRDQETTSANFGDPNRTIVGDEQLQWLRDTISMSDATWMVMGNSVMMAPMRIMTFPGNDAANEGLRFVKGNTSGFAVNSDQWDGYTADRDRLLEALEAREGNSLFITGDIHSEWANDIYRGENRVACEMVTTSISAPNIDEILTTYTGIYHTEDNSTSLLIEDAIKSANPWVKHLDYDSHGYAVANLFPGRVDMNYYRVSDVEDPDASVALAVTKTWTPEGGFDS from the coding sequence ATGTCCCACGAATTCGGGTCCACGAACGGGCCGTCACACTCGAGCAATTTCTTAGCTAATTCTTCAATTCCGTCTCGCATCAATCGTCGTACAGCACTGCGCTGGGGTGCCGCCAGCGCTACCACCGCAGCTGCTGGATTTGGCCTAGCTTCTGCCGCAGCGCAACGCACCGAAACAGGAACCGCACCGCTGGATACCTACAACCAGGATTCCGACGCACAACTCCCGTTCCTCCATGGCGTCGCTTCGGGTGATCCTCTACCCACGTCAGTGGTGCTGTGGACACGCGTCACCCCGGACAGAGATTGCCTGCCGGGGTCCGGAATGGGTGAGGACGTCGATGTCGACTGGGAAATCGCGACCGACGAGTCCATGAACTCCGTGGTAGCTCAAGGCAGGGTCACTGCGTCCGTTGATCACGATCACACCGTCCATGTCGATCCTTTTGGGCTCGCCCCTGATACCGAGTACTTCTACCGCTTCCGAGTAGCATCCGGCCCGCACGAAGGAGCAGTGTCCCCGGTTGGCCGAACGAAGACTGCTCCGGCGGTTGATGCTGAGGTGGAAAGTCTTACCTTCGCTGTGGCATCCTGCGCTAACTACGAGTCCGGATTCTTTAATGCTTACAAGGACATGGCGGAGCGCGGCCGCTCAGGAGAGATCGACTTCGTGGTCTTCCTCGGTGACTACATCTACGAGTACCCCACCGGTGAATATGCTGGTAAGAGCGGAGTTGCCCGCCCGCACCACCCAGTGTGGGAAATCGTCACTCTCGAGGATTACCGCATCCGCTATGGCCGTTACCGCACGGATGCGCACCTCCAAGCAGCGCATGCAGCAGCACCGTGGGTCGTGGTGTGGGATGACCATGAGACCGCCAATAACTCGTGGCGCGAGGGAGCGGAAAACCATACCCCGGGGTTTGTGGAAGGTGAATGGACAAGGCGTTGGAACGATGCGCTGCAGGCCTACTACGAATGGATGCCGCTGCGCCAGAAGCAGCTGAGCGAGGGTGGAAAACTCTACCGCAATCTGCGCTTCGGATCCCTGATGGAACTCACCATGATGGACCTTCGTACCTACCGTGACCAAGAGACCACCTCCGCCAACTTTGGCGATCCGAACCGAACCATTGTGGGCGATGAACAGCTGCAGTGGCTGCGCGACACCATCTCGATGTCGGACGCGACGTGGATGGTGATGGGCAACTCCGTGATGATGGCCCCGATGCGCATCATGACTTTTCCGGGCAACGACGCAGCGAACGAGGGCCTGCGCTTCGTCAAGGGAAATACCTCAGGTTTCGCTGTCAACTCTGACCAGTGGGATGGCTACACCGCGGATAGGGACCGCCTTCTCGAAGCCCTTGAGGCGCGTGAGGGAAATTCTTTGTTTATCACCGGTGACATTCACTCTGAATGGGCCAACGACATCTATCGCGGTGAGAACCGCGTGGCGTGTGAGATGGTGACCACGTCGATTTCGGCGCCGAACATCGACGAAATCCTCACCACTTACACTGGCATCTACCATACAGAAGACAATTCCACGTCCCTGCTTATTGAGGATGCCATTAAGAGCGCCAACCCGTGGGTCAAGCACTTGGATTACGACTCTCATGGCTATGCCGTTGCCAACCTGTTCCCGGGACGAGTTGACATGAACTATTATCGCGTCTCTGACGTCGAAGACCCCGACGCTTCGGTGGCCTTGGCCGTGACAAAGACATGGACCCCTGAGGGCGGCTTTGATTCTTAG
- a CDS encoding integrase core domain-containing protein: MAIPLHKRRKVADFDPVRDGKTVTQFCKELGISRQTYHNIKSRLAQKGRAGIVPDSTAPKNPIKKFNEADKIAVVHARQELMEQGLDYGPWSIYYFLFDTVGPDSTPSRSTIASWLHELGFVDANARKRPRSSYKRFARDLVGELWQIDGLVYRLFDHAHTHVTIYQIIDDASRFDVGTTAFALPENGTDARAVLAAAFAAYGKPQEILSDNGDAFATYHRGFLSATETWLASQGVLAIAGFAPTTQGKDERSHRTLTQFLDARHPVSLAEVNTYLAEYRQVYNERRRHQSLLVGKMHITPRQAFDTFPKAPSPQHPLDPEQVWARVVAYNQAHNPQAVSEMLNGPAEAATSHEACTDDMAALQGIPPTDTPTLTAPTTNSTNHWGIPDQLCVSKDGVVRVCGFGLYIGLRFKNRRLYSTVTAENVAEFYTAHDGEFLFSVPLPITLSHRPPGGQININLVEGMKHRQPPRMNPKLSKPRPKRRPQP, translated from the coding sequence ATGGCTATTCCATTGCATAAGCGTAGAAAGGTCGCAGATTTCGATCCCGTTCGTGACGGCAAGACGGTCACACAGTTTTGCAAAGAATTAGGAATCTCGCGGCAGACGTACCACAACATCAAAAGCCGGTTAGCGCAGAAGGGTCGCGCAGGTATTGTGCCTGATTCGACTGCCCCGAAGAATCCGATTAAGAAATTTAACGAGGCCGATAAAATCGCAGTCGTCCACGCCAGGCAGGAGTTGATGGAGCAAGGCTTGGATTATGGGCCTTGGTCGATCTACTACTTCTTGTTTGACACTGTAGGCCCAGATTCCACACCGTCGCGTTCTACAATCGCCTCGTGGCTTCATGAGCTGGGATTTGTTGATGCCAATGCCCGCAAACGCCCCCGCAGCTCCTATAAGCGCTTCGCCCGTGATCTCGTCGGTGAACTCTGGCAAATCGATGGACTGGTCTACCGCCTCTTTGACCATGCCCACACACATGTCACGATTTACCAGATTATCGATGATGCCAGCAGATTCGATGTCGGAACCACAGCGTTCGCTCTGCCAGAAAACGGTACTGATGCGCGCGCCGTACTGGCTGCAGCGTTCGCCGCCTACGGCAAACCTCAAGAAATCCTTTCCGACAATGGCGATGCGTTCGCCACCTATCACCGTGGTTTTCTCTCTGCTACTGAAACTTGGCTCGCTAGCCAAGGTGTACTTGCTATTGCTGGTTTCGCCCCGACAACCCAGGGAAAAGACGAACGCTCTCACCGCACGTTGACCCAGTTCCTCGATGCACGCCACCCAGTCAGCCTTGCTGAGGTCAACACATATCTGGCTGAATATCGCCAGGTATACAACGAACGACGACGGCACCAATCACTGCTGGTCGGCAAAATGCACATCACACCACGCCAGGCCTTCGATACCTTCCCCAAGGCACCATCGCCTCAGCATCCACTCGATCCCGAGCAGGTCTGGGCCCGCGTAGTCGCTTATAACCAAGCGCACAATCCACAAGCTGTATCCGAAATGCTAAACGGCCCCGCGGAAGCGGCAACTTCACACGAGGCCTGCACCGATGACATGGCAGCTTTGCAAGGCATACCTCCCACCGATACCCCCACACTAACGGCGCCGACGACAAATTCAACAAACCATTGGGGTATCCCAGACCAGCTCTGCGTAAGCAAAGACGGCGTTGTACGCGTGTGCGGCTTCGGTCTCTACATTGGTCTGAGGTTTAAAAACCGCAGACTCTACTCCACAGTCACAGCCGAAAACGTTGCGGAGTTCTACACGGCCCATGACGGTGAATTCCTCTTCAGCGTGCCACTGCCGATCACGTTGAGCCACAGACCACCAGGTGGCCAGATCAACATCAACCTCGTTGAAGGAATGAAACACCGCCAACCACCGCGGATGAACCCGAAACTATCCAAACCCCGGCCGAAACGCAGGCCACAACCATAA